The Cellulomonas sp. S1-8 genome has a window encoding:
- the ettA gene encoding energy-dependent translational throttle protein EttA produces MAEFIYTMYKARKAHGDKVILDDVSLNFLPGAKIGVVGPNGAGKSTILKIMAGLDQPSNGEARLAPGFTVGILQQEPPLNEAKTVLGNVEEGVAEIKGKLDRYNEISELMSQPDADFDALLAEMGVLQEAIDAADAWDLDAQLDQAMDALRCPPPDADVTVLSGGERRRVALCKLLLEKPDLLLLDEPTNHLDAESVLWLEAHLKDYPGAILAVTHDRYFLDHVAEWICEVDRGRLYPYEGNYSTYLEKKGERLAIQGKKDVKLAKRLKEELEWVRSNAKGRQTKSKSRLARYEEMAAEADRTRKLDFEEIQIPPGPRLGSIVLEANNLQKGFDGRVLIDGLSFTLPRNGIVGVIGPNGVGKTTLFKTIVGLEPLDAGELKVGETVSISYVDQSRGGIDPKKTLFEVVSDGLDFLKVGNVEMPSRAYVAAFGFKGPDQQKPAGVLSGGERNRLNLALTLKQGGNLLLLDEPTNDLDVETLGSLENALLEFPGCAVVVSHDRWFLDRVATHILAYEGSEENPANWYWFEGNFASYEENKVQRLGADAARPHRVTYRKLRRD; encoded by the coding sequence GTGGCTGAGTTCATCTACACCATGTACAAGGCGCGCAAGGCGCACGGCGACAAGGTCATCCTCGACGACGTCTCCCTGAACTTCCTGCCGGGCGCGAAGATCGGGGTCGTCGGACCCAACGGCGCCGGCAAGTCGACGATCCTCAAGATCATGGCCGGGCTCGACCAGCCCTCCAACGGCGAGGCGCGGCTCGCTCCGGGCTTCACCGTCGGCATCCTGCAGCAGGAGCCGCCGCTGAACGAGGCGAAGACCGTCCTCGGCAACGTCGAGGAGGGCGTCGCCGAGATCAAGGGCAAGCTCGACCGGTACAACGAGATCTCCGAGCTCATGTCCCAGCCGGACGCCGACTTCGACGCCCTCCTGGCGGAGATGGGGGTGCTGCAGGAGGCCATCGACGCCGCCGACGCGTGGGACCTCGACGCCCAGCTGGACCAGGCGATGGACGCGCTGCGCTGCCCGCCGCCGGACGCCGACGTCACCGTGCTGTCCGGCGGTGAGCGCCGCCGGGTCGCGCTGTGCAAGCTGCTCCTGGAGAAGCCGGACCTGCTGCTCCTGGACGAGCCCACCAACCACCTGGACGCCGAGAGCGTGCTCTGGCTCGAGGCGCACCTGAAGGACTACCCGGGCGCCATCCTGGCGGTCACCCACGACCGGTACTTCCTCGACCACGTCGCCGAGTGGATCTGCGAGGTCGACCGCGGCCGGCTGTACCCGTACGAGGGCAACTACTCGACGTACCTGGAGAAGAAGGGCGAGCGCCTCGCCATCCAGGGCAAGAAGGACGTCAAGCTCGCCAAGCGCCTCAAGGAGGAGCTGGAGTGGGTGCGGTCCAACGCCAAGGGCCGGCAGACCAAGTCCAAGTCGCGCCTCGCGCGCTACGAGGAGATGGCAGCCGAGGCGGACCGCACGCGCAAGCTGGACTTCGAGGAGATCCAGATCCCGCCGGGCCCGCGCCTGGGCTCGATCGTGCTGGAGGCGAACAACCTCCAGAAGGGCTTCGACGGGCGCGTCCTCATCGACGGCCTGAGCTTCACGCTCCCGCGCAACGGGATCGTCGGCGTCATCGGCCCGAACGGCGTCGGCAAGACCACGCTGTTCAAGACGATCGTCGGGCTGGAGCCGCTGGACGCCGGCGAGCTCAAGGTCGGCGAGACCGTCTCGATCTCCTACGTCGACCAGTCGCGTGGGGGCATCGACCCGAAGAAGACGCTGTTCGAGGTCGTCTCCGACGGGCTCGACTTCCTCAAGGTCGGCAACGTCGAGATGCCGTCGCGGGCGTACGTCGCCGCGTTCGGGTTCAAGGGCCCCGACCAGCAGAAGCCCGCGGGCGTGCTGTCCGGTGGTGAGCGCAACCGCCTCAACCTGGCGCTCACGCTCAAGCAGGGCGGCAACCTGCTGCTGCTCGACGAGCCCACCAACGACCTCGACGTCGAGACCCTCGGGTCGCTGGAGAACGCGCTGCTCGAGTTCCCCGGCTGCGCCGTGGTCGTGTCCCACGACCGGTGGTTCCTCGACCGGGTGGCGACGCACATCCTGGCGTACGAGGGCTCCGAGGAGAACCCGGCGAACTGGTACTGGTTCGAGGGCAACTTCGCGTCCTACGAGGAGAACAAGGTGCAGCGCCTCGGTGCGGACGCCGCGCGCCCGCACCGCGTGACGTACCGCAAGCTGCGTCGCGACTGA
- a CDS encoding nicotinate phosphoribosyltransferase — translation MVTMTTEAKATATSTAMLTDHYELTMLRAALADGTAHHQAVFEAFARRLPEGRRYGVVAGLGRVVEAVENFAFDTAQLAWLLDTGVVDDPTAEYLATYRFRGSIDAYREGDLYFAHSPVLTVTGTFAECVVLETLVLSILNHDTAVASAAARMVTAAGGRTLLEMGSRRTHETAAVAAARAAYVAGFDATSNLQAGFRYGIPTRGTAAHAFTLAHLDEPTAFTSQVAALGAGTSLLVDTYDTAQGIRHAVAAAGDLGAIRIDSGDLADEARRARALLDSLGATDTRITVTSDLDEHVIAALADAPIDTYGAGTRLVGGSGHPTAGMVYKLVAIADAPGPDAPLRPVAKKATSKGSVGGRKVAYRALDHQGNATREVVVVRHLPGAPETGTGRPLQVPVIRDGHVVHRPTLAEIRAHHRGAKAELTPLDLDLTPGTPRLAADPTALGNLIGATA, via the coding sequence ATGGTCACCATGACCACAGAGGCGAAGGCGACCGCGACCAGCACCGCGATGCTGACCGACCACTACGAGCTCACCATGCTGCGCGCCGCCCTCGCCGACGGCACCGCGCACCACCAGGCGGTCTTCGAGGCGTTCGCCCGTCGTCTGCCCGAGGGGCGGCGCTACGGCGTCGTCGCCGGTCTGGGACGCGTCGTCGAGGCCGTCGAGAACTTCGCGTTCGACACCGCCCAGCTCGCCTGGCTGCTCGACACGGGCGTCGTCGACGACCCCACCGCGGAGTACCTGGCCACCTACCGGTTCCGCGGGAGCATCGACGCGTACCGCGAGGGTGACCTCTACTTCGCCCACAGCCCGGTGCTGACCGTGACGGGCACGTTCGCCGAGTGCGTCGTCCTCGAGACGCTCGTCCTGTCGATCCTCAACCACGACACCGCGGTCGCGTCGGCCGCCGCGCGCATGGTCACCGCCGCCGGCGGACGCACCCTGCTGGAGATGGGCAGCCGCCGCACCCACGAGACCGCCGCCGTCGCCGCCGCGCGCGCCGCGTACGTCGCCGGGTTCGACGCCACCAGCAACCTGCAGGCCGGGTTCCGCTACGGCATCCCCACCCGCGGGACCGCTGCGCACGCGTTCACGCTCGCGCACCTCGACGAGCCGACCGCGTTCACCTCCCAGGTCGCCGCGCTGGGCGCCGGCACCAGCCTGCTCGTGGACACGTACGACACCGCCCAGGGCATCCGGCACGCGGTCGCCGCCGCCGGCGACCTCGGGGCGATCCGCATCGACTCCGGCGACCTGGCCGACGAGGCGCGCCGGGCACGCGCGCTCCTCGACTCCCTCGGCGCGACGGACACGAGGATCACGGTCACCTCCGACCTGGACGAGCACGTGATCGCCGCGCTGGCCGACGCACCGATCGACACGTACGGTGCGGGCACCCGGCTCGTCGGCGGGTCCGGCCACCCGACCGCCGGGATGGTCTACAAGCTGGTCGCGATCGCCGACGCGCCGGGCCCGGACGCCCCGCTGCGGCCGGTGGCGAAGAAGGCGACCAGCAAGGGCAGCGTCGGCGGGCGCAAGGTCGCCTACCGGGCGCTGGACCACCAGGGCAACGCGACCCGGGAGGTCGTCGTCGTCCGCCACCTGCCGGGGGCACCGGAGACCGGGACGGGCCGGCCGCTGCAGGTCCCCGTGATCCGCGACGGGCACGTCGTGCACCGCCCCACCCTGGCCGAGATCCGCGCGCACCACCGCGGGGCGAAGGCCGAGCTCACCCCCCTGGACCTGGACCTGACCCCCGGGACCCCGCGCCTGGCCGCGGACCCGACCGCCCTGGGCAACCTGATCGGAGCCACAGCATGA
- a CDS encoding GTPase, protein MSDGPTSTTTVPADDRHDRDAPPATGGPRVGSGAVASAAAASGGAASGVATPDGAVRGATTAALDERVDALDGALAVGGTRFDPAVVERAGATIDRVRERLALGVDHTVVALAGGTGSGKSSLFNAVSGLQFADVGVRRPTTSRVTACVWGADGDPLLDWIGVEPEHRIERESLLDGDSQASLRGLVLLDLPDHDSIAPEHRDVVDRVLPQVDLLIWVVDPQKYADDALHSGYLRRMTGRDASMRLVLNQVDTVPKDMRDSLAADVRRLLVDDGLPDVAVHEVSAVTGEGITGLRAALAAAVEEQSVAAVHADAEIADAARLVQAQVAPREPAPSALAIGVVVDRLSSAAGLTAVGAAVAAAVRGGAGTPPRLGEVHADGVGLARASWLSSVTQGLPPLWAADLRERIATTAELRLAVTDALAHVPVAARRSRAATVLLVLAAVAGAAGLVGAGLLLADRLGASAPWLPSTALVAGVLGLAVLLLAVSTLVRRRAARTRGAKVVADGRAAIESAARGRLLAPTQDVLAEHRHARELATRALGAH, encoded by the coding sequence ATGAGCGACGGGCCGACGAGCACCACGACCGTCCCCGCCGACGACCGGCACGACCGCGACGCGCCACCCGCCACCGGCGGGCCGCGCGTCGGGTCGGGCGCTGTCGCGTCGGCCGCTGCTGCGTCGGGCGGTGCTGCGTCGGGCGTTGCCACGCCGGACGGCGCCGTCCGCGGCGCGACGACCGCGGCGCTCGACGAACGGGTCGACGCGCTCGACGGTGCCCTCGCGGTCGGTGGCACGCGCTTCGACCCCGCCGTCGTGGAGCGCGCCGGTGCGACGATCGACCGGGTCCGGGAACGCCTCGCGCTGGGTGTCGACCACACGGTCGTCGCGCTCGCCGGGGGCACCGGGTCCGGCAAGTCGAGCCTGTTCAACGCCGTCAGCGGCCTGCAGTTCGCCGACGTGGGCGTGCGCCGGCCCACCACGTCGCGCGTCACGGCGTGCGTCTGGGGCGCCGACGGCGACCCGCTGCTCGACTGGATCGGCGTCGAGCCCGAGCACCGCATCGAGCGCGAGAGCCTGCTCGACGGCGACAGCCAGGCGTCCCTGCGTGGGCTGGTCCTGCTGGACCTGCCCGACCACGACTCGATCGCACCCGAGCACCGTGACGTCGTCGACCGGGTGCTGCCGCAGGTCGACCTGCTGATCTGGGTCGTCGACCCGCAGAAGTACGCCGACGACGCGCTGCACTCCGGCTACCTGCGCCGCATGACGGGCCGCGACGCGTCGATGCGGCTCGTCCTCAACCAGGTCGACACGGTCCCCAAGGACATGCGCGACTCCCTCGCCGCGGACGTGCGGCGCCTGCTCGTCGACGACGGCCTGCCGGACGTGGCCGTGCACGAGGTGTCGGCGGTCACGGGCGAGGGGATCACCGGGCTGCGCGCGGCGCTGGCCGCTGCGGTCGAGGAGCAGTCGGTGGCGGCCGTCCACGCGGACGCGGAGATCGCGGACGCCGCGCGGCTCGTCCAGGCGCAGGTCGCGCCCCGCGAGCCGGCGCCCAGCGCGCTGGCGATCGGTGTCGTCGTCGACCGGTTGTCGTCGGCCGCGGGACTGACGGCTGTCGGTGCGGCCGTGGCCGCTGCCGTCCGCGGGGGCGCGGGGACGCCGCCGCGGCTGGGCGAGGTGCACGCCGACGGCGTCGGGCTGGCGCGCGCGTCGTGGCTCTCCAGCGTGACGCAGGGCCTGCCGCCGCTCTGGGCGGCGGACCTGCGCGAACGGATCGCGACGACCGCCGAGCTGCGGCTCGCGGTGACCGATGCCCTGGCGCACGTGCCGGTGGCCGCCCGGCGGTCCCGCGCGGCGACGGTGCTGCTCGTGCTCGCCGCCGTGGCCGGCGCGGCCGGCCTGGTGGGCGCGGGGCTGCTGCTCGCCGACCGTCTCGGGGCGTCGGCGCCGTGGCTGCCGTCGACGGCGCTCGTGGCGGGGGTGCTCGGGCTCGCGGTGCTGCTGCTCGCGGTGTCGACGCTGGTCCGGCGGCGCGCGGCGCGCACCCGCGGGGCCAAGGTCGTCGCGGACGGGCGCGCGGCGATCGAGTCGGCGGCACGCGGGCGCCTGCTCGCACCGACGCAGGACGTGCTGGCCGAGCACCGGCACGCGCGGGAGCTGGCGACGCGCGCACTCGGCGCGCACTGA
- a CDS encoding single-stranded DNA-binding protein yields the protein MGTHTQDVTVVGWVGSDLRTYHLDGVGGVPYTQFRLASTRRVLDRRTGEFRDGPTLWFTVKAWRAAAVNLDASLRKGDPVVVVGRLGQSEWVAQDGGPRSELVLEALAVGHDLSYGSAQFRRTLAGARRGRDEAPAGAAQAAPGVPAEAPAGVFTDDPWASVADAPPPADEPDEAAADEVDPADAEGPQGGTDHGSRGGLALAGRG from the coding sequence ATGGGAACGCACACCCAGGACGTGACGGTCGTCGGATGGGTCGGCTCCGACCTGCGGACCTACCACCTCGACGGCGTGGGCGGCGTGCCGTACACGCAGTTCAGGCTGGCCTCGACGCGTCGCGTGCTCGACCGGCGGACCGGGGAGTTCCGCGACGGGCCGACGCTGTGGTTCACGGTCAAGGCGTGGCGCGCCGCCGCCGTCAACCTCGACGCGTCGCTGCGCAAGGGCGACCCCGTGGTCGTGGTCGGGCGGCTCGGGCAGTCCGAGTGGGTCGCGCAGGACGGCGGACCCCGCTCGGAGCTGGTCCTGGAGGCGCTCGCGGTGGGGCACGACCTCAGCTACGGGTCCGCGCAGTTCCGCCGGACCCTGGCGGGCGCGCGGCGCGGGCGGGACGAGGCCCCGGCCGGCGCCGCGCAGGCGGCACCCGGGGTGCCTGCCGAGGCTCCGGCCGGCGTGTTCACGGACGACCCGTGGGCGTCGGTGGCCGACGCGCCGCCCCCCGCCGACGAGCCCGACGAGGCGGCGGCGGACGAGGTCGACCCGGCGGACGCCGAGGGCCCGCAGGGCGGGACCGACCACGGGTCGCGGGGCGGTCTGGCACTGGCCGGACGCGGGTGA
- a CDS encoding dynamin family protein, which translates to MSAQPGTVPAQPSASAPGRFADPSPAAQILARPLAQTSLLDAVRDLRRDVEATSFPLEIAGVDHARASRARLVDQLDEHLVPRLTELSAPAVVVVAGSTGAGKSTLVNSLVGREVSAAGVLRPTTREPVLVHHPLDADLLSHHPVLDEVEAVAVDTVPRGIAILDAPDLDSVLDSNRDTAHRLLEAADLWLFVTTAARYGDALPWQVLEAAVERSTSVAMVLNRVSPASLPTVRGDLLERLRAHGLAGSPLFVIPDVGPHSGPLTTAVVAPVLRWLTMLAGPDRARTVVARTLRGALAALRPWVDELAEAVQDQADAAARIAQVLDEATAAPGDAAAETIRAGAVADGAVRARWAELVAKGAPFSRLVGRSGRVRGSSRTARARGAAVAPLLTDLTESTTAALTAVGHRGSAALRESLVGPSAPAGGSSVLERWPDGDASRVAAAERAARAWTGEGARVVRVALAGSGADARRRAQVGKAVGEEGLTALALAAAAGVDEAAEAVRTLLGDAGDDVVTTLREDLVRRARAQVDLERTIADRTLDDPDLAADASSRLRLRLAVLKGLT; encoded by the coding sequence GTGAGTGCGCAGCCCGGAACCGTGCCTGCGCAGCCGTCAGCGTCTGCGCCGGGGCGTTTCGCCGACCCGTCGCCGGCCGCCCAGATCCTGGCGCGGCCCCTCGCGCAGACGTCGCTGCTCGACGCGGTGCGTGACCTGCGACGCGACGTCGAGGCGACGAGCTTCCCGTTGGAGATCGCGGGCGTCGACCACGCGCGGGCGTCGCGGGCGCGGCTCGTCGACCAGCTCGACGAGCACCTCGTGCCGCGCCTGACCGAGCTGTCCGCACCCGCCGTGGTGGTCGTCGCCGGCTCGACGGGTGCGGGCAAGTCCACGCTCGTGAACTCGCTGGTCGGACGCGAGGTGAGCGCCGCCGGGGTGCTGCGCCCGACGACCCGCGAGCCCGTCCTCGTGCACCACCCGCTCGACGCCGACCTGCTGTCCCACCACCCCGTGCTGGACGAGGTCGAGGCCGTGGCCGTCGACACCGTGCCGCGCGGCATCGCGATCCTCGACGCCCCCGACCTGGACTCGGTGCTCGACTCCAACCGCGACACCGCGCACCGGCTCCTCGAGGCCGCGGACCTGTGGCTCTTCGTCACCACCGCGGCGCGGTACGGCGACGCGCTGCCGTGGCAGGTGCTCGAGGCGGCCGTCGAGCGCAGCACGTCGGTCGCGATGGTGCTCAACCGCGTCTCACCCGCGTCGCTGCCGACCGTCCGCGGGGACCTGCTCGAGCGGTTGCGCGCGCACGGCCTGGCCGGGTCGCCCCTGTTCGTCATCCCCGACGTCGGCCCCCACTCGGGCCCGCTCACCACGGCCGTCGTCGCGCCTGTCCTGCGCTGGCTGACGATGCTCGCCGGCCCGGACCGGGCGCGCACGGTCGTGGCCCGCACGCTGCGCGGTGCGCTCGCGGCCCTGCGGCCGTGGGTCGACGAGCTCGCGGAGGCCGTGCAGGACCAGGCCGACGCGGCAGCACGCATCGCGCAGGTGCTCGACGAGGCGACCGCGGCGCCCGGTGACGCGGCGGCCGAGACCATCCGCGCCGGCGCCGTCGCCGACGGCGCGGTGCGGGCCCGCTGGGCCGAGCTCGTCGCGAAGGGTGCGCCGTTCTCCCGCCTCGTGGGCCGCTCGGGTCGGGTGCGCGGGTCGTCCCGCACGGCACGCGCCCGCGGTGCGGCCGTCGCCCCGCTCCTGACCGACCTCACGGAGTCGACGACCGCGGCGCTGACCGCCGTCGGGCACCGGGGGAGCGCGGCGCTGCGGGAGTCGCTCGTCGGCCCGTCGGCGCCGGCCGGGGGCTCGTCGGTCCTGGAGCGCTGGCCCGACGGCGACGCCTCGCGCGTCGCGGCCGCCGAGCGCGCCGCCCGGGCCTGGACCGGCGAGGGGGCGCGCGTCGTGCGCGTCGCGCTCGCGGGCAGCGGCGCCGACGCCCGGCGACGCGCCCAGGTCGGCAAGGCGGTCGGCGAGGAGGGCCTGACGGCGCTCGCGCTCGCCGCCGCCGCCGGTGTCGACGAGGCCGCCGAGGCCGTCCGCACGCTGCTCGGCGACGCCGGCGACGACGTCGTGACCACCCTGCGGGAGGACCTGGTGCGCCGTGCGCGCGCCCAGGTCGACCTGGAGCGGACCATCGCCGACCGCACGCTCGACGACCCGGACCTCGCCGCAGACGCGTCGTCCCGGCTGCGCCTGCGGCTCGCCGTCCTCAAGGGGCTGACATGA
- a CDS encoding isochorismatase family protein, protein MKSALIVVDVQNDFCEGGSLAVAGGADVAARISDYLARRGDGYDTVVATRDWHAPLPDTNDGHFAADGDPDYVTTWPVHCVAGTSGAEYHPNLVLPDRTVHVVKGESRQDYSGFQGRVLDAPDRRQLAQLLLERNIACVDVVGLATDFCVAATAKDARRGGATIVTVLTDLTAAVSAPTAIRALTDLTAHKIRLEESR, encoded by the coding sequence ATGAAGAGCGCCTTGATCGTCGTGGACGTGCAGAACGACTTCTGCGAGGGCGGGTCGCTGGCCGTCGCCGGCGGCGCCGACGTCGCCGCCCGCATCAGCGACTACCTCGCCCGGCGTGGCGACGGGTACGACACCGTGGTGGCGACCCGCGACTGGCACGCACCGCTGCCGGACACTAACGACGGGCACTTCGCCGCCGACGGTGACCCGGACTACGTCACCACCTGGCCCGTGCACTGCGTGGCCGGGACGTCCGGTGCCGAGTACCACCCGAACCTCGTGCTGCCAGACCGCACCGTGCACGTGGTCAAGGGCGAGTCGCGGCAGGACTACTCGGGGTTCCAGGGCCGCGTCCTGGACGCCCCCGACCGCCGGCAGCTCGCCCAGCTGCTGCTCGAGCGGAACATCGCCTGCGTCGACGTCGTGGGCCTCGCGACCGACTTCTGCGTCGCCGCGACCGCCAAGGACGCCCGCCGTGGCGGTGCGACCATCGTCACCGTCCTGACCGACCTGACCGCGGCGGTGTCCGCACCGACGGCGATCCGGGCGCTGACCGACCTGACCGCGCACAAGATCCGCCTGGAGGAGTCGCGATGA
- a CDS encoding NUDIX hydrolase, with product MTTVGRTSEQATAPQGYDPHDYPPFAVTVDLAIFTVRDGALKVLLVERSAHPYEGAWALPGGFVDIAEDIVDAAWRELAEETGLTRTDWHLEQLRTYGTPGRDPRMRVVSVAHVAFAPDLPDPQAGSDARNARWWDVDDLNLPGLRGGNHDSDVDDAPALAFDHARILADAFDRVAAKIEYTSLATAFCPPTFTLGELQHVYEAVWGVRLDRSNFRRWVQQTTGLVRPAATDEVRMPLGRGRPAALFEARTDGVRTLHPPLLRPQDARALRTDGTR from the coding sequence ATGACCACCGTGGGACGCACGAGCGAGCAGGCCACGGCACCGCAGGGGTACGACCCGCACGACTACCCGCCGTTCGCCGTCACGGTCGACCTGGCGATCTTCACCGTCCGCGACGGTGCGCTCAAGGTGCTGCTCGTCGAGCGGTCCGCGCACCCGTACGAGGGGGCGTGGGCGCTGCCCGGGGGCTTCGTGGACATCGCCGAGGACATCGTCGACGCCGCGTGGCGCGAGCTCGCGGAGGAGACCGGTCTGACCCGCACGGACTGGCACCTCGAGCAGCTGCGCACCTACGGCACCCCGGGCCGCGACCCGCGCATGCGGGTGGTCTCCGTCGCGCACGTCGCGTTCGCGCCGGACCTCCCCGACCCCCAGGCGGGGTCGGACGCCCGCAACGCCCGCTGGTGGGACGTGGACGACCTCAACCTGCCGGGCCTGCGGGGCGGGAACCACGACAGCGACGTCGACGACGCACCGGCGCTGGCGTTCGACCACGCGCGGATCCTCGCCGACGCGTTCGACCGGGTGGCGGCCAAGATCGAGTACACGTCGCTGGCGACCGCGTTCTGCCCGCCGACGTTCACGCTCGGCGAGCTCCAGCACGTGTACGAGGCCGTGTGGGGCGTGCGGCTCGACCGCTCCAACTTCCGCCGGTGGGTGCAGCAGACCACGGGGCTGGTGCGCCCCGCTGCGACCGACGAGGTGCGCATGCCCCTGGGACGCGGCCGACCGGCGGCCCTGTTCGAGGCGCGGACGGACGGGGTCCGGACCCTGCACCCGCCGCTGCTGCGACCGCAGGACGCACGCGCGCTGCGCACCGACGGCACGCGCTGA
- a CDS encoding DUF2079 domain-containing protein, which yields MQSREPSATGSTGAVVASSSDVPGDVPPDDEPTEPSEPTEPAEPSETTEPIEPSEPTEPAEPSEPTELAALEPGTGTSRTDRARALARTWALPAGVGLLVAALYTVYSLAQWRAFVVRSWDLGIFTQLASRYAGFEAPIVHIKGPEFHLLGDHFHPLLALLGPVYAVFPHAFTLLVVQNVLLGLAAAVVTWAAVPLLGRVVGGLVGVAFGLSWGLQYAVEAQFHEIAFAVPLLAIALAATLRERWRWAVVAGALLVLVKEDLGLTTAVLGVVLAWRSRRPAMLWLTAWGVGGFLLATRVVLPWLNPDGEWAYGSRLDLAAALSDPLALYAPAKGYTVWLLVIVTGAISLRSPFVLVAAPTLAWRFLSAEPGYWEPTWHYSAVLLPVAYLAMLDGIDRARRGRVRWLRRYSRYAPVVGLTASLMLLPQLPLWQLTNPGWHFGAPRAQAAHDTLAVIPDGAVVETDVGLMSYLVDRTDVYYLGNDNPVPDYLLIDRQAGGTPQEWGDVLQVAELLHPGVPFEVVHVQDGYEVARSVGDD from the coding sequence GTGCAGTCGCGAGAGCCCTCGGCCACGGGCAGCACGGGCGCCGTCGTCGCGTCGTCGTCGGACGTGCCCGGTGACGTGCCACCGGACGACGAGCCGACCGAGCCGTCGGAGCCGACCGAGCCGGCCGAGCCGTCGGAAACGACCGAGCCGATCGAGCCGTCGGAACCGACCGAGCCGGCCGAGCCGTCGGAACCGACCGAGCTGGCCGCTCTCGAGCCGGGGACGGGGACCTCGCGCACCGACCGGGCGCGCGCCCTCGCGCGGACCTGGGCGCTGCCCGCCGGTGTGGGTCTGCTCGTCGCGGCGCTCTACACCGTGTACTCGCTGGCGCAGTGGCGCGCGTTCGTCGTCCGCTCGTGGGACCTCGGGATCTTCACGCAGCTCGCGTCGCGGTACGCCGGGTTCGAGGCGCCGATCGTGCACATCAAGGGCCCGGAGTTCCACCTGCTGGGGGACCACTTCCACCCGCTGCTCGCGCTCCTCGGCCCGGTGTACGCGGTGTTCCCGCACGCGTTCACGCTGCTCGTCGTGCAGAACGTGCTGCTCGGTCTCGCCGCGGCGGTCGTCACGTGGGCGGCCGTGCCGCTGCTCGGGCGGGTCGTGGGCGGGCTCGTCGGCGTCGCGTTCGGCCTGAGCTGGGGTCTGCAGTACGCGGTCGAGGCGCAGTTCCACGAGATCGCGTTCGCCGTGCCGCTGCTCGCGATCGCCCTCGCGGCGACGTTGCGGGAGCGCTGGCGCTGGGCCGTCGTCGCCGGTGCGCTGCTCGTCCTGGTCAAGGAGGACCTGGGCCTGACGACGGCGGTGCTGGGCGTCGTGCTCGCGTGGCGTTCCCGCCGTCCCGCGATGCTGTGGCTGACGGCGTGGGGCGTCGGCGGGTTCCTGCTCGCCACGCGCGTCGTGCTCCCGTGGCTGAACCCGGACGGGGAGTGGGCCTACGGGTCGCGGCTGGACCTGGCCGCCGCGCTGTCGGACCCCCTCGCGCTGTACGCGCCCGCCAAGGGCTACACGGTGTGGCTCCTGGTGATCGTGACGGGTGCGATCTCCTTGCGCTCACCGTTCGTGCTGGTCGCGGCGCCGACGCTGGCCTGGCGGTTCCTGTCGGCGGAGCCCGGCTACTGGGAGCCGACCTGGCACTACAGCGCCGTGCTGCTGCCCGTGGCGTACCTCGCGATGCTCGACGGCATCGACCGCGCCCGCCGGGGACGCGTGCGCTGGCTGCGCCGGTACAGCCGGTACGCGCCGGTCGTCGGGCTGACGGCCTCGCTCATGCTGCTGCCGCAGCTGCCGCTGTGGCAGCTGACCAACCCCGGCTGGCACTTCGGTGCCCCGCGCGCGCAGGCGGCGCACGACACCCTGGCGGTCATCCCCGACGGGGCCGTCGTCGAGACCGACGTCGGCCTCATGTCCTACCTCGTCGACCGCACGGACGTGTACTACCTCGGCAACGACAACCCCGTCCCGGACTACCTGCTCATCGACCGGCAGGCCGGCGGGACGCCGCAGGAGTGGGGCGACGTGCTGCAGGTCGCCGAGCTCCTGCACCCGGGCGTCCCGTTCGAGGTCGTGCACGTGCAGGACGGGTACGAGGTGGCGCGGTCCGTCGGCGACGACTGA